One window from the genome of Natrialba magadii ATCC 43099 encodes:
- a CDS encoding carboxypeptidase M32, with protein MSTADDSHDTADAPEAYHDLLERSEKLSNVHMASMALGWDQRVMMPEGGTPARAGQLSTLSGLSHDLLVDDDVGAWLDELESAELTGEQAAVVRELRRQYDRAADIPAELVERVASHQVETQQVWQEAKAEDDFAHFAPNLEELIDLHRERAAAIEPDANPYRVLYEDRLPYLPLESVEGIFDELREGLVPLIEEIKTEGRELPSVFRGHTYDEDDQMALSQEVVDLLGYPEEHGRLDTAPHPFMSGNQFDARITTRFREHDPTDALMATIHEFGHATYQLGLPKGEYGNPLGESLSSGVHESQSRFWENHVGRTKPFWEFFLPTMKEHFPHLEDVTVDEAYAAVNRIYPENLIRVEADELTYHLHIILRCEIDRAFVEGDLDVSEIPRVWNEKMDDYLGVVPETDTDGCLQDTHWSASFAAFQGYTVGSVLAAQLDAAIRDDLDVDGLVREGEFEPIWEWMTEHVHRYGQRYPTEELIEVATGEPLTADYFLDYVEAKYGELYELDGY; from the coding sequence ATGTCAACCGCGGACGATTCACACGACACTGCGGACGCACCCGAGGCGTACCACGATCTCCTCGAGCGATCGGAGAAGCTCTCGAACGTCCACATGGCCTCGATGGCGCTCGGCTGGGACCAGCGCGTGATGATGCCCGAGGGCGGGACACCCGCCCGAGCCGGCCAGCTCTCGACGCTCTCGGGGCTCAGCCACGACCTGCTCGTCGACGACGACGTCGGTGCCTGGCTAGACGAACTCGAGTCCGCCGAACTGACCGGCGAGCAGGCTGCCGTCGTTCGCGAACTCCGCCGCCAGTACGACCGCGCTGCCGACATACCGGCCGAACTGGTCGAACGCGTCGCATCCCACCAGGTCGAAACCCAGCAGGTCTGGCAGGAGGCCAAAGCCGAGGACGACTTCGCGCACTTCGCGCCGAATCTCGAGGAACTGATCGATCTGCACCGCGAACGGGCGGCCGCCATCGAGCCCGACGCGAATCCCTACCGGGTGCTCTACGAGGACCGGCTTCCGTACCTGCCACTCGAGTCGGTCGAGGGAATCTTCGACGAACTTCGTGAGGGGCTCGTGCCGCTGATCGAGGAGATCAAAACCGAGGGACGAGAGCTGCCGTCGGTGTTCAGGGGCCACACCTACGACGAGGACGACCAGATGGCACTCTCCCAGGAGGTCGTGGACCTGCTTGGCTACCCCGAGGAACACGGCCGGCTCGACACCGCGCCACACCCGTTCATGTCCGGCAACCAGTTCGACGCCCGAATCACGACCCGATTCCGGGAACACGACCCGACCGACGCGCTGATGGCGACAATTCACGAGTTCGGCCACGCGACCTACCAGCTCGGCCTGCCGAAGGGAGAGTACGGCAATCCGCTGGGTGAGTCGCTCTCCTCGGGCGTCCACGAGTCCCAGTCGCGCTTCTGGGAGAACCACGTCGGCCGCACGAAGCCGTTCTGGGAGTTCTTCCTGCCGACGATGAAAGAGCACTTCCCGCACCTCGAAGACGTCACCGTCGACGAAGCCTACGCCGCGGTGAACCGAATCTATCCGGAGAACCTGATCCGCGTCGAGGCGGACGAACTCACCTACCACCTCCACATCATTCTCCGATGTGAGATCGACCGCGCGTTCGTCGAGGGCGACCTCGATGTCTCCGAGATCCCGCGCGTCTGGAACGAGAAGATGGACGACTACCTCGGCGTCGTCCCCGAGACCGATACCGACGGCTGCCTGCAGGATACCCACTGGTCTGCCAGCTTTGCGGCGTTCCAGGGCTACACCGTCGGCAGCGTGCTGGCCGCCCAGCTCGACGCCGCGATCCGGGACGATCTGGACGTCGACGGCCTCGTCCGTGAGGGCGAGTTCGAGCCGATCTGGGAGTGGATGACCGAGCACGTCCACCGCTACGGCCAGCGCTACCCGACGGAAGAACTGATCGAGGTCGCGACGGGTGAACCGCTCACCGCCGACTACTTCCTCGACTATGTCGAGGCGAAGTACGGCGAACTGTACGAGCTGGACGGCTACTGA
- a CDS encoding carboxypeptidase M32 — translation MSADQAQPEGEGSTYDEFETRIERISNISNAAGVLRWDQEVVMPEEGTPARAKQLSTLSSISHELLTADETGELLAELEENDLNEEQTAAVREVRRRYDRETSVPQELVEEISETTANAHPKWMQAKEEDDFEAFAPTLEKLVELKREYANHIDPDADPYEVLFADYEPYLDLDTAERVLERLRDELVPLIDAIQDSDADIETDAFAGEFDDDDQEALARDVLDSLEYDWSRGRLDTAPHPFSSGTQYDARVTTRFEEDDLLGSITSVIHEFGHANYTLGLPDEHYGTPLGESRDLTVHESQSRLWENHVGRSRPFWEHFLPIARERFDELADVSPEAAYEAANQVYDDNLIRVEADELTYHLHIVIRFEVERELISGNLAVEDVPEVWNDKYEEYLGVRPETDAEGCLQDIHWSHGSFGYFPTYSLGSVLAAQLYAAAEDDIGGEATASEEPSGDEPRGAFDDQIRAGEFDDLNGWLRENIHQHGKRYTTPDLIEDATGEGFTADYFLEYAKSKYGELYELDDY, via the coding sequence ATGTCAGCCGATCAGGCCCAACCCGAGGGGGAGGGATCGACCTACGACGAGTTCGAAACACGAATCGAGCGCATCTCGAACATCTCGAACGCCGCCGGCGTCCTGCGATGGGACCAGGAAGTCGTCATGCCCGAGGAGGGCACGCCAGCCCGGGCGAAGCAGCTCTCGACACTCTCGTCGATCAGCCACGAACTGCTGACCGCCGACGAGACCGGTGAGCTGCTCGCCGAGTTAGAGGAGAATGATCTGAACGAGGAGCAAACCGCCGCCGTCCGCGAGGTCCGCCGGCGTTACGACCGCGAAACCAGCGTCCCGCAGGAACTCGTCGAAGAAATCTCCGAGACGACCGCCAACGCCCATCCGAAGTGGATGCAGGCCAAGGAGGAAGACGACTTCGAGGCCTTCGCGCCGACACTCGAGAAGCTCGTCGAACTCAAACGCGAGTACGCGAACCACATCGACCCCGACGCAGACCCCTACGAAGTTCTCTTTGCGGACTACGAACCATACCTCGACCTCGACACCGCAGAACGCGTGCTCGAACGCCTGCGCGACGAACTCGTCCCCCTGATCGACGCGATCCAGGACAGCGACGCCGACATCGAGACCGACGCCTTTGCGGGCGAATTCGACGACGATGATCAGGAAGCGCTCGCCCGCGACGTGCTCGACTCACTCGAGTACGACTGGTCGCGCGGCCGTCTCGATACGGCACCGCACCCGTTCTCCTCGGGGACGCAGTACGACGCGCGCGTGACGACGCGATTCGAGGAGGACGACCTGCTCGGCTCCATCACGTCGGTTATCCACGAGTTCGGGCACGCGAACTACACGCTCGGACTGCCGGACGAGCACTACGGGACGCCGCTGGGTGAGTCGCGGGACCTCACTGTCCACGAGTCTCAGTCCCGTCTGTGGGAGAACCACGTCGGTCGTTCGCGGCCGTTCTGGGAGCACTTCCTGCCGATCGCTCGCGAGCGCTTCGACGAACTCGCGGATGTCTCTCCCGAGGCGGCCTACGAGGCTGCGAATCAGGTGTACGACGACAACCTGATCCGCGTCGAGGCGGACGAACTCACCTACCACCTCCACATCGTGATCCGGTTCGAAGTCGAGCGCGAACTGATCTCGGGCAACCTCGCGGTCGAAGACGTCCCCGAGGTCTGGAACGACAAGTACGAGGAGTACCTCGGTGTCCGCCCCGAAACGGATGCAGAGGGTTGTCTGCAGGACATCCACTGGTCGCACGGCTCCTTCGGCTACTTCCCGACGTACTCGCTTGGGTCCGTGCTCGCCGCGCAGCTCTACGCTGCGGCTGAGGACGATATTGGGGGCGAGGCGACCGCCTCGGAAGAGCCGAGCGGCGACGAGCCGCGAGGCGCGTTCGACGACCAGATCCGTGCGGGCGAGTTCGACGACCTCAACGGCTGGCTCCGGGAGAACATCCACCAGCACGGCAAGCGCTACACGACGCCCGACCTGATCGAGGACGCTACCGGCGAGGGATTCACGGCGGATTACTTCCTCGAGTACGCCAAATCGAAGTACGGCGAGCTGTACGAGCTGGACGACTACTGA
- a CDS encoding M20 family metallopeptidase produces MTVATLTRELVSIPSHTDEGEAEAGEFIESWLRRETDADVERDAVGNVIARKGSTADGDTLALVGHHDVVEPDDTQLESDGTYNIEERNGRLYGRGTADMKGAVAAAMIAFRDSDINTPDSSSPSTSQSGETDAAGELVFASFVGEEVGGTGARHAISEGFAPEYAIVGEGSTNYSGPDVTDVVVAHKGRRGSTITARGSAAHASEIAAGENAIYRATDAVARIRALEFPAADVAGEVLEGTIAVTEIDGGTAMNVIPDRCEITVDERTVPGKRAALGRVEELVGVEWTVDQDLPPMRCDDMSFAGTVQSVADDVQPGSPGLVTKPHATDAGWLSEAGTECVIYGAAEPGEAHTDTESVSIEVLERCYETYRGVAETWLQ; encoded by the coding sequence ATGACAGTTGCGACGCTGACTCGAGAACTCGTCTCGATTCCGAGTCACACGGACGAGGGCGAGGCCGAGGCAGGCGAGTTCATCGAGTCGTGGCTCCGCCGCGAGACGGACGCGGACGTCGAGCGAGACGCAGTCGGGAACGTAATCGCACGCAAGGGATCCACTGCGGACGGCGACACACTCGCACTCGTCGGCCACCACGACGTCGTCGAACCGGACGACACCCAGCTCGAGTCCGACGGCACCTACAATATCGAAGAGCGAAACGGCCGCCTCTACGGCCGCGGCACAGCTGATATGAAAGGGGCCGTCGCAGCAGCCATGATCGCGTTTCGCGACAGCGATATCAACACACCCGACTCGAGTAGCCCGAGCACCTCACAGTCCGGTGAGACAGACGCCGCCGGCGAACTCGTCTTCGCGAGTTTCGTCGGCGAGGAAGTCGGCGGCACGGGCGCGCGACACGCCATTAGCGAGGGGTTCGCTCCCGAGTACGCTATCGTCGGCGAGGGCTCGACCAACTACTCCGGGCCCGACGTAACCGATGTCGTCGTCGCCCACAAGGGCCGCCGCGGGAGCACGATTACGGCACGCGGCAGCGCCGCCCACGCCAGCGAGATCGCCGCTGGCGAGAACGCCATCTACCGCGCGACCGATGCCGTCGCTCGCATTCGGGCACTCGAGTTCCCCGCAGCCGACGTGGCCGGAGAGGTACTCGAGGGCACCATCGCAGTCACCGAGATCGATGGTGGGACGGCGATGAACGTGATTCCCGACCGCTGTGAAATTACGGTCGACGAGCGGACGGTGCCGGGCAAGCGGGCGGCTCTTGGACGGGTCGAGGAACTCGTTGGCGTGGAGTGGACGGTCGATCAGGATCTGCCGCCGATGCGGTGTGATGACATGTCGTTCGCGGGGACGGTGCAGTCGGTCGCCGATGACGTCCAACCCGGCTCGCCGGGACTCGTGACGAAACCGCACGCGACGGACGCAGGATGGCTCTCGGAGGCGGGAACTGAGTGTGTGATCTACGGTGCTGCTGAACCCGGCGAGGCCCACACCGACACCGAGAGCGTTTCGATCGAGGTACTCGAGCGCTGCTACGAGACGTATCGTGGTGTTGCGGAGACGTGGCTGCAGTGA
- a CDS encoding globin-coupled sensor protein — MQPEETFGNGGLNGTFDVDDLVDRIGLDDGELAWRKEFIGFDSADERRLADLEPLLRDNREAIADDFYDNVLQYERTQTIVNRSPKGTDALKQTQQAYLVSLATGPYDQDFFANRARIGKLHELLDMPLHQYVGQYGVYYELLLSRLNERVQQQVVDAIIEWADEREAEAEESAGGLGRVVNALGFGRHTAEQGAETGAESGAGDNDGDATQTALEESFETTVREAIDDGMLDVLSLLRLLNLDMQIAVDTYVDADAQRLEDEIDRRAALAREVESDVQAPLADLHTAGETVAHRAESISDQTETQATHIESAARELDDVSDAADEIAHAADAARAESARTERLAADGVDAADEALDELGAIEDATDRVAADMDALADRIEAIDDLVDRLDDLTQRTSVLAANAKIESARATGDSGAGAGTGNSSETMGIIASEVRSFAQQTKTDLADIARAAEAIREDAAAAVETTEETVDRVDTGTDRVRRTIDSLEEIHESAQTTTARMDEVAAAADQQVAGVESTAQTLADLSESANEVASSAASVAAASEEQTASLRTVRDSVDRLTDEVETGVDASQPDRSV; from the coding sequence ATGCAACCGGAGGAGACGTTCGGAAATGGCGGACTCAACGGCACGTTCGACGTCGACGACCTCGTCGATCGCATCGGACTCGACGACGGCGAACTCGCCTGGCGGAAAGAATTCATCGGCTTCGACTCGGCCGACGAGCGGCGACTCGCCGACCTCGAGCCGCTGTTGCGTGACAACCGGGAAGCGATCGCCGACGACTTCTATGACAACGTCCTGCAGTACGAGCGAACGCAGACAATCGTCAACCGATCGCCCAAGGGGACTGACGCACTGAAACAGACCCAGCAGGCGTATCTGGTCTCGCTGGCGACCGGCCCGTACGACCAGGACTTTTTCGCGAATCGTGCTCGGATCGGTAAGCTCCACGAGCTGCTCGACATGCCGCTGCACCAGTACGTGGGGCAGTACGGCGTCTACTACGAACTACTGCTCTCACGATTGAACGAGCGCGTCCAGCAACAGGTCGTGGATGCAATCATCGAGTGGGCAGACGAACGCGAGGCGGAGGCCGAAGAGTCGGCCGGCGGACTCGGTCGGGTCGTGAACGCGCTGGGATTCGGGCGTCACACTGCTGAACAGGGGGCAGAGACAGGTGCTGAGTCGGGAGCTGGCGACAACGATGGCGACGCAACGCAAACCGCACTCGAGGAGTCGTTCGAAACGACGGTTCGCGAGGCGATCGACGACGGTATGCTGGACGTGCTCTCGCTGTTGCGCCTGCTCAACCTCGATATGCAAATTGCGGTCGACACGTACGTCGACGCCGACGCACAGCGGCTCGAAGACGAAATCGATCGACGGGCCGCTCTCGCTCGGGAGGTCGAGTCTGACGTTCAGGCACCGCTTGCTGACCTCCACACCGCGGGGGAGACGGTCGCCCACCGGGCTGAATCGATCAGTGATCAGACCGAAACGCAGGCGACTCACATCGAAAGCGCCGCCCGGGAACTCGACGACGTCAGCGACGCGGCTGACGAAATCGCACACGCAGCCGACGCGGCCCGCGCAGAGAGTGCCCGAACCGAGCGCCTCGCCGCCGACGGCGTCGACGCGGCCGACGAGGCGCTGGACGAACTCGGTGCAATCGAGGACGCGACCGATCGTGTCGCGGCGGACATGGACGCACTCGCCGACCGGATCGAAGCGATCGACGATCTCGTCGACCGACTCGACGACTTGACCCAGCGAACGTCCGTGCTGGCGGCGAACGCGAAGATCGAATCCGCTCGAGCGACGGGCGACAGTGGCGCTGGTGCCGGCACTGGAAACAGCAGCGAAACCATGGGCATCATCGCCAGCGAGGTCCGCTCGTTCGCCCAGCAGACGAAGACTGATCTCGCAGACATTGCACGCGCCGCGGAGGCGATCCGCGAGGATGCCGCCGCCGCAGTCGAGACCACCGAGGAGACGGTCGACCGCGTCGATACCGGTACGGATCGCGTCCGTCGAACGATCGACTCACTCGAGGAGATCCACGAGTCGGCACAGACGACGACCGCGCGAATGGACGAGGTTGCGGCCGCCGCCGATCAACAGGTCGCCGGCGTCGAATCGACGGCACAGACGCTTGCCGATCTCTCGGAGTCGGCCAATGAGGTTGCGAGTTCGGCTGCATCGGTTGCGGCGGCGAGTGAGGAACAGACGGCGAGTCTTCGGACTGTCCGCGACTCGGTCGATCGGCTTACCGATGAAGTCGAGACGGGGGTCGACGCCAGCCAGCCGGATCGGTCTGTTTGA
- a CDS encoding PINc/VapC family ATPase — MNVVPDTSVVIDGRVSATIDDGQFEGATISVPEAVVAELEAQANDGIETGWDGLEELQRLADLADEGAIELEYVGERPSAIERGHASEGEIDALIRDIAEDLEATFLTSDIVQAEVAEAKGLDVEHVTPETREVDVGTLTVETYFDEATMSVHLKTDTVPMAKRGELGEMRYKEIADEPLDEATMDEYAREVVDAAKESSEGFIELSEPGMKIVQFRDYRIAIGRPPFSDGIEITAVRPIAQTDIEDYENAEELKERLLERQRGVLISGAPGAGKSTFAQAVARFISNHDYAVKTMEKPRDLQVGPEITQYTELGGEMAKTADALLMVRPDYTIYDEVRKTDDFEVFADMRLAGVGMIGVVHATRPIDALQRLVGRVELGMIPQVVDTVVYIEAGEVNTVYDVRTEVKVPAGLTEEDLARPVIQVTNFETGEPEYEIYTFNRQVVTVPLKEEEGGPGSESGVDRIAKQEIEREIRSVARGYVDVQLKGQNTATVYVEDDDISSVIGKGGGRITDIENRLGIDIDVRTHDENPNYGAGAGGASANGRGGGNSGSSGGQAAGQMVTPEITSRHIVIPVDGNHGETVEVQAGGDYLFTATVSRGGEIQVSRGSAIADELEQAIDRKDPVTVVPS; from the coding sequence ATGAACGTCGTGCCGGACACGAGCGTGGTCATCGACGGCCGCGTCTCGGCGACGATTGACGATGGGCAGTTCGAGGGAGCGACGATTTCCGTCCCCGAAGCGGTCGTCGCAGAACTCGAGGCGCAGGCCAACGACGGCATCGAGACCGGCTGGGACGGCCTGGAAGAACTCCAGCGACTCGCCGACCTCGCCGACGAGGGCGCGATCGAACTCGAGTACGTCGGGGAGCGTCCGAGCGCAATCGAGCGCGGACACGCCTCCGAGGGCGAGATCGACGCGCTGATCCGCGACATCGCGGAGGATCTCGAGGCGACCTTCCTCACGAGCGATATCGTGCAGGCCGAGGTCGCCGAGGCGAAGGGCCTCGACGTTGAGCACGTCACCCCTGAGACCCGCGAGGTCGACGTGGGGACGCTGACCGTCGAGACGTACTTCGACGAGGCGACGATGAGCGTCCACCTGAAGACGGACACCGTCCCGATGGCAAAGCGCGGCGAACTCGGCGAGATGCGCTACAAGGAAATCGCCGACGAGCCGTTAGACGAGGCCACGATGGACGAGTACGCCCGCGAGGTCGTCGACGCCGCAAAGGAGTCTTCGGAGGGCTTCATCGAGCTTTCGGAGCCGGGGATGAAGATCGTCCAGTTCCGGGACTACCGGATCGCCATCGGTCGCCCGCCGTTTTCGGACGGGATCGAGATCACCGCGGTTCGACCGATCGCCCAGACGGACATCGAGGACTACGAGAACGCCGAGGAGCTGAAAGAACGCCTCCTCGAACGCCAGCGCGGCGTCCTCATCTCTGGTGCACCCGGGGCAGGGAAGTCGACCTTCGCCCAGGCGGTCGCCCGGTTCATCTCGAACCACGATTACGCGGTCAAGACGATGGAGAAGCCTCGCGACCTGCAGGTCGGTCCCGAGATCACCCAGTACACCGAACTCGGCGGTGAGATGGCGAAGACGGCCGACGCCCTGCTGATGGTCCGGCCCGACTACACCATCTACGACGAGGTTCGCAAAACCGACGACTTCGAGGTCTTCGCGGACATGCGCCTCGCTGGCGTCGGCATGATCGGTGTCGTGCACGCAACCCGTCCGATCGACGCCCTGCAGCGCCTCGTCGGCCGCGTCGAACTCGGGATGATCCCGCAGGTCGTCGACACCGTCGTCTACATCGAGGCCGGAGAGGTCAACACCGTCTACGACGTGCGCACGGAGGTCAAGGTCCCCGCAGGTCTCACCGAGGAAGACCTCGCACGACCCGTCATCCAGGTCACGAACTTCGAAACCGGTGAGCCGGAGTACGAAATCTACACCTTCAACCGCCAGGTCGTCACCGTTCCCCTCAAAGAGGAGGAGGGCGGCCCTGGCAGCGAATCCGGCGTCGACCGAATCGCGAAACAGGAGATCGAACGCGAGATTCGCTCCGTCGCTCGCGGCTACGTCGACGTCCAGTTGAAGGGCCAGAACACCGCCACCGTCTACGTCGAAGACGACGACATCTCGAGTGTCATCGGGAAAGGCGGCGGCCGGATCACAGATATCGAGAACCGACTCGGGATCGATATCGACGTGCGGACGCACGACGAGAACCCGAACTACGGCGCAGGTGCGGGTGGTGCAAGCGCGAACGGCCGCGGTGGCGGTAACAGTGGCAGCAGCGGCGGACAGGCTGCAGGCCAAATGGTCACCCCCGAAATCACCTCCCGCCACATCGTCATCCCCGTCGACGGCAACCACGGTGAAACCGTCGAGGTCCAGGCCGGCGGCGACTACCTCTTCACCGCAACGGTAAGTCGCGGCGGGGAGATTCAGGTCTCGCGCGGCAGTGCGATCGCGGACGAGTTAGAGCAGGCGATCGATCGGAAGGATCCGGTTACGGTCGTTCCATCGTAG
- the nadE gene encoding NAD(+) synthase, with protein MCAEHSADRTNVHTETAVPPDPFIATQPRLEAVRSQIVDSIQQRVADAGAHGVVVAMSGGLDSTVTATLAVEALGPERVLGLTLPCHKTEQRDARDARTLAAGLGMEFAEIQLRPLLELFDDTVASVLECRLDGSRDGSRDRDGIEDDDSGRDGESTSGTDSASGRPNERNCELGNVVARLRMSCAYYAANREQRLVLGTANRSELALGYFTKYGDGAADTYPIGDLYKTEVRALAQRIGVPRRIISKSPTAGFSADQTDADELGAPYETIDPLLFRLVEQDQSVADAAADLDLDWETARTIAWRCARTEHKRGRPPVPGISRFRRVDADTD; from the coding sequence ATGTGTGCTGAACACAGTGCAGACAGGACAAACGTCCACACAGAAACAGCCGTTCCGCCCGATCCGTTCATCGCTACGCAGCCCCGTCTCGAAGCCGTTCGCTCCCAGATTGTCGACTCGATCCAACAGCGCGTCGCCGATGCAGGTGCCCACGGCGTCGTCGTCGCGATGAGTGGCGGCCTCGATTCGACCGTCACGGCAACGCTGGCCGTCGAGGCACTCGGTCCCGAGCGCGTCCTCGGCCTCACACTCCCCTGTCACAAAACCGAACAACGCGACGCCCGCGACGCCCGCACACTCGCAGCGGGGCTCGGGATGGAGTTCGCCGAGATCCAACTGCGGCCGCTCCTCGAGTTGTTCGACGACACGGTGGCGAGTGTACTCGAGTGTCGGCTCGACGGAAGCAGGGACGGGAGTAGAGACAGGGACGGAATCGAAGATGACGATAGTGGCAGAGACGGTGAGAGTACCAGTGGCACCGACAGCGCCAGCGGCCGACCCAACGAACGCAACTGCGAACTCGGAAACGTCGTTGCACGCCTCCGGATGAGTTGTGCCTACTACGCGGCCAACCGCGAGCAGCGACTCGTTCTTGGCACGGCGAACCGCTCGGAGTTGGCACTCGGGTACTTCACGAAATACGGCGACGGAGCGGCGGACACTTATCCGATCGGCGACCTCTACAAGACCGAGGTACGGGCGCTCGCACAACGAATCGGCGTTCCCCGCCGGATCATCTCCAAGTCGCCGACGGCCGGCTTCTCGGCTGACCAGACCGACGCCGACGAACTCGGTGCACCCTACGAGACGATCGATCCACTGCTGTTCCGACTGGTCGAGCAAGACCAATCGGTCGCCGACGCTGCTGCCGATCTCGACCTCGACTGGGAGACGGCACGAACGATTGCGTGGCGATGTGCCAGAACCGAGCACAAACGCGGTCGACCGCCGGTGCCGGGCATCAGCCGGTTCAGGCGTGTCGATGCTGACACAGACTGA
- a CDS encoding MarR family transcriptional regulator, with the protein MVETDGEEIEDLPPSAKLVFKVLEYDGPLTQKQIVEESMLSARTVRYALERLEEIGIVDEDIYFADARQSLYRLEEPVAADGSGVDEAPKKDACCAE; encoded by the coding sequence ATGGTAGAGACCGACGGGGAGGAGATCGAAGACTTGCCTCCGAGCGCCAAACTCGTTTTCAAGGTTCTCGAGTACGACGGGCCGCTCACCCAGAAGCAGATCGTCGAGGAGTCGATGCTTTCGGCGCGGACGGTTCGGTACGCACTCGAGCGCCTCGAGGAGATCGGAATCGTCGACGAGGATATCTACTTTGCTGATGCGCGCCAGAGCTTGTATCGGCTGGAGGAACCAGTGGCGGCAGACGGGAGCGGTGTCGACGAGGCGCCGAAGAAAGACGCCTGCTGTGCGGAATAA